Proteins encoded by one window of Portunus trituberculatus isolate SZX2019 chromosome 27, ASM1759143v1, whole genome shotgun sequence:
- the LOC123509371 gene encoding cytoplasmic FMR1-interacting protein-like isoform X3 yields the protein MSGERVTISDALSNVDVLDDLPLPDQQPVIEAQPCSVVYIANFDTNFEDRMAYVTGVAKYMEEAATHAELNKLLEEGEQHAVMLYTWRCCSRAIPQPKSNEQPNRVEIYEKTVRVLSDEVKKLTKFMNFQRKAIDVFCTQVKRLCHQEKRKDFVSEAYLLTLGKFINMFAVLDELKNMKSSVKNDYSTYRRAAQFLKVMSDTQSLQESQNLSMFLATQNKIRDTLKEKLTAIPSYEDLLCDVVNISMHMFENRMYLTPKEKHMLVKVMGFGLFLVDSEICNINKLDQKKKIKLDKIDKIFKNLEVVPLFGDMQIAPFNYIKRSKNFDSKMWPMCSASSISPQADLMCHLPRIRDEHIKYISELARYSNEVITTFKETARTDAENKDIADLALRGLQFLSEWTSVVTELYSWKLLHPTDHHSNNHCPADAEEYERATRYNYTNEEKFALIEVIAMIKGLQVLMARMEVVFLDSIRRNIYQELQDFVQLTLRDPLRKAIKNKKELLRTILVSVRETSADWLKGVEPPEDPALKGKKDPDNGFEIKVMRRNVGPSSTQLYMVRTMLESLISDKSGGKKTLRKELDGQHLCQIDEFHKTSFFWTYLINFSETLQYCCDLSQLWYREFYLEMTMGRRIQTCTVEHQHNDECTDLVVMEKRIQFPIEMSMPWILTDHILRTKDASMMECVLYPLDLYNDSAYYALTQFRKQFLYDEIEAEVNLCFDQFVFKLSEQVFAYYKHLAGSILLDKRFRSECSQHSLRIHYPPANRYETLLKQRHVQLLGRSIDLNKLICQRINASMHKSLEVAIARFEGADITSVVELEGLIEVNKLTHKLLSQLLVLDDFDAQLREANHNVLAPYGRTTLHVFWELNYDFLPNYCYNAATGRFVKAVVTTFAQPVQRDKPPNVAPYMAWGSKALNVAFNTIFNQYSGFLGPPHLRSIVRVLGYQGIAVVMQELLEIINSLIQGNIHQFTKTLLQAMPKLCKLPRYDYGSPGVLGYYHAQLNDIVQYPDARADLFHHFRELGNALLFCLLIEQSLTLEEVCDLLQAAPFQNILPKPFCKEGEKPETKQKRLESRYAPLQIVANIERLGTAKQAMIAREGDLLTRERLCCGLSIFEVILTRIQAFLEDAIWHGSPPANGVMNVDECTEFHRLWSALQFVMCIPVGANNFTVEQLFGEGLNWAGCCMIVLLGQQRRFEALDFCYHILRVQKVDGKDELIKGIQLKRMVDRIRRFQVLNSQIFAVLNKYLKTSDPDNLPVEHVRCFQPPIHQSLANQTYQRPDHLR from the exons ATGTCTGGAGAACGTGTGACCATCAGTGATGCCCTGAGCAATGTGGATGTGCTGGATGACCTACCTCTGCCGGACCAGCAGCCGGTCATCGAGGCACAACCATGCTCGGTCGTCTACATCGCCAACTTCGATACGAATTTCGAGGACCGCATGGCCTACGTGACGGGCGTGGCCAAGTACATGGAGGAGGCAGCCACTCACGCTGAGCtg AACAAACtactggaggagggagagcagcatGCTGTGATGCTGTACACGTGGCGGTGCTGCTCCAGGGCCATCCCGCAGCCCAAGTCCAACGAGCAGCCCAACCGTGTGGAGATCTATGAGAAGACTGTGCGGGTCCTCTCCGATGAAGTGAAGAAGCTTACCAAGTTCATGAATTTCCAG CGTAAGGCCATTGACGTGTTCTGCACTCAAGTGAAGCGGCTGTGTCaccaggagaagaggaaggacttTGTGTCGGAGGCCTACCTGCTCACCCTGGGGAAGTTCATCAACATGTTTGCTGTGTTGGATGAACTCAAGAACATGAAGTCTAGTGTCAAAAATGATTACTCCACCTACAggag AGCTGCTCAATTCCTGAAGGTGATGAGTGACACCCAGAGCCTGCAAGAGTCCCAGAATCTCTCCATGTTCCTGGCCACACAGAACAAGATCCGGGACACACTCAAGGAGAAGCTCACTGCAATACCCTCCTATGAAGACCTTCTGT GTGACGTGGTGAACATCTCCATGCACATGTTTGAGAACCGAATGTACCTCACGCCCAAGGAGAAGCACATGCTTGTCAAGGTGATGGGCTTTGGCCTCTTCCTAGTGGACTCAGAAATCTGCAACATCAACAAGCTGgaccagaagaagaagatcaagcTGGATAAGATTGACAAAATTTTCAAG AACCTGGAGGTGGTGCCACTGTTTGGAGACATGCAGATAGCTCCCTTCAACTACATCAAGCGCAGCAAGAACTTTGACTCCAAGATGTGGCCAATGTGCAGTGCCTCCTCCATCAGTCCCCAGGCAGACCTCATGTGCCACCTTCCTCGCATCAGAGACGAACACATCAAGTACATCTCGGAGCTGGCCCGGTACAGCAACGAG GTCATCACCACGTTCAAGGAGACAGCGAGGACAGATGCCGAAAACAAGGACATCGCAGATCTGGCTCTCCGTGGGCTGCAGTTCCTGAGTGAGTGGACCAGCGTGGTGACGGAACTGTACTCCTGGAAGCTGCTCCACCCCACCGATCACCATTCCAACAACCACTGCCCTGCTGATGCTGAGGAGTATGAGAGG GCAACCCGCTACAACTACACCAACGAGGAGAAATTTGCGCTGATTGAGGTCATCGCCATGATCAAGGGACTGCAGGTGCTGATGGCTCGCATGGAGGTCGTCTTCCTTGACTCCATCCGACGCAACATCTACCAGGAGCTGCAGGACTTTGTGCAGCTCACTCTCAGGGACCCTCTACGCAAGGccatcaagaacaagaaggagctGCTTAGGAC GATCCTAGTGTCAGTGCGGGAGACCTCTGCTGACTGGCTGAAGGGTGTGGAGCCCCCTGAGGATCCTGCTCTGAAGGGCAAGAAGGATCCTGACAATGGCTTTGAGATTAAGGTCATGAGGAGGAATGTGG GTCCATCATCCACCCAGCTGTACATGGTGCGCACAATGCTGGAGTCACTCATCTCGGACAAGTCTGGCGGCAAGAAGACGCTGAGGAAAGAGCTGGATGGTCAACACCTCTGCCAGATCGATGAATTCCACAAGACCTCCTTCTTCTGGACCTACCTCATCAACTTCAGTG AGACCTTACAGTATTGCTGCGACCTGTCCCAGCTGTGGTACCGAGAGTTCTACCTGGAGATGACCATGGGACGCAGGATACAG ACGTGCACGGTGGAGCACCAGCACAATGACGAGTGCACAGacctggtggtgatggagaaacGTATCCAG TTCCCCATCGAGATGTCAATGCCCTGGATCCTGACTGACCATATTCTACGCACCAAGGACGCTTCTATGATGGA GTGTGTGTTGTATCCACTGGACCTGTATAATGACAGTGCCTACTACGCCCTCACCCAGTTCCGTAAGCAGTTCCTGTATGATGAGATTGAGGCAGAGGTGAACCTGTGCTTTGACCAGTTTGTGTTCAAGCTATCCGAGCAAGTGTTTGCCTACTACAAACATCTGGCTGGCAG CATTCTTCTGGACAAGCGTTTCCGCAGTGAGTGTAGCCAGCACAGCTTGAGGATCCACTACCCTCCAGCCAACAG GTATGAAACGCTCCTGAAGCAGAGGCATGTTCAGCTCCTGGGTCGCAGCATTGACCTTAACAAGTTGATCTGCCAGCGCATCAATGCCTCCATGCACAAATCCCTGGAAGTAGCCATTGCCCGCTTTGAAGGCGCAGACATCACCTCAGTTGTG GAGCTGGAAGGCCTAATTGAGGTGAACAAGCTGACCCATAAGCTGTTGTCTCAGTTGCTGGTACTGGATGACTTTGATGCTCAGCTGCGGGAAGCCAACCACAACGTGCTGGCTCCCTACGGCAGGACCACACTGCATGTCTTCTGGGAGCTGAACTATGACTTTCTCCCCAACTACTGCTACAATGCTGCCACGGGAAG GTTTGTGAAGGCTGTGGTGACAACATTTGCTCAGCCGGTGCAGCGAGACAAGCCGCCCAACGTGGCGCCCTACATGGCTTGGGGCAGCAAGGCACTCAATGTTGCCTTTAATACCATCTTTAACCAATATTCAG GATTCCTTGGGCCCCCACACTTGCGGTCCATTGTGCGTGTGCTGGGCTACCAAGGCATTGCTGTGGTCATGCAGGAGCTTCTGGAGATCATCAATTCCCTCATCCAGGGCAACATTCACCAGTTCACCAAGACTCTGCTACAAGCCATGCCCAAATTATGCAAGCTGCCCAGATATGACTATGGCTCCCCAG GTGTGCTGGGCTACTACCACGCCCAGCTCAATGACATCGTGCAGTACCCAGATGCCCGAGCTGATCTCTTCCACCATTTCCGGGAGCTGGGGAATGCCTTGCTCTTCTGCCTGTTGATAGAGCAGTCCCTCACCCTGGAGGAAGTGTGTGACCTCCTACAGGCGGCTCCATTCCAGAACATCTTGCCTAAGCCATTCTGTAAAG AGGGAGAAAAGCCTGAGACCAAACAGAAGAGGCTGGAATCGAGGTATGCTCCCCTGCAGATCGTGGCCAACATAGAGAGACTGGGCACAGCTAAG CAAGCAATGATAGCCCGGGAAGGGGACCTACTGACCAGAGAAAGGCTGTGTTGTGGTCTCTCTATCTTTGAG GTCATCCTCACCAGGATCCAGGCCTTCCTGGAAGACGCCATCTGGCACGGCTCCCCGCCTGCCAATGGTGTCATGAATGTGGACGAATGCACTGAGTTCCACCGGCTCTGGTCTGCCCTTCAGTTTGTGATGTGCATCCCTGTTGGTGCAAACAACTTCACTGTTGA GCAGCTGTTTGGTGAAGGTCTCAACTGGGCTGGCTGCTGCATGATTGTTCTCCTGGGCCAGCAGAGGAGATTTGAGGCTCTTGACTTCTGCTACCACATCCTGCGGGTCCAGAAGGTTGATGGCAAGGATGAACTCATTAAGGGAATT CAACTGAAACGGATGGTGGACCGCATCCGAAGATTCCAGGTGCTCAACTCGCAGATCTTCGCAGTCCTCAACAAGTACCTGAAGACCAGCGATCCAGACAACCTCCCGGTGGAACATGTGCGCTGCTTCCAGCCTCCCATCCACCAGTCCCTTGCTAACCAGACCTACCAGCGGCCAGACCACCTACGCTGA
- the LOC123509371 gene encoding cytoplasmic FMR1-interacting protein-like isoform X1 encodes MADLPPPPPPPPEDYDLDDGLPPPPPPPPDYDDDLPPPPPPPPLSLPSVCPEEPLPPPEPDYDLCDSPLSGFQLQVNHGVENLPPPPPPDPHDAVVGMDDFSELNIYNDFQQQDHKKRSIKSRHSSHSSSNSTMVGASSSSRLSMGSASSMGLWSQGSDTPTRSLPRRASSASVAAYTEPFMLTDDVQGSLYGTMSKASRQHRDRHHKQQSVNPYGTVRRQPGQHSTHDTMYATHKREKHAKHRPSLSRSSVTSVTSTSITSGLPSVFDDPPRPVPTERPILERLKYAPGVDISGSSNMSGERVTISDALSNVDVLDDLPLPDQQPVIEAQPCSVVYIANFDTNFEDRMAYVTGVAKYMEEAATHAELNKLLEEGEQHAVMLYTWRCCSRAIPQPKSNEQPNRVEIYEKTVRVLSDEVKKLTKFMNFQRKAIDVFCTQVKRLCHQEKRKDFVSEAYLLTLGKFINMFAVLDELKNMKSSVKNDYSTYRRAAQFLKVMSDTQSLQESQNLSMFLATQNKIRDTLKEKLTAIPSYEDLLCDVVNISMHMFENRMYLTPKEKHMLVKVMGFGLFLVDSEICNINKLDQKKKIKLDKIDKIFKNLEVVPLFGDMQIAPFNYIKRSKNFDSKMWPMCSASSISPQADLMCHLPRIRDEHIKYISELARYSNEVITTFKETARTDAENKDIADLALRGLQFLSEWTSVVTELYSWKLLHPTDHHSNNHCPADAEEYERATRYNYTNEEKFALIEVIAMIKGLQVLMARMEVVFLDSIRRNIYQELQDFVQLTLRDPLRKAIKNKKELLRTILVSVRETSADWLKGVEPPEDPALKGKKDPDNGFEIKVMRRNVGPSSTQLYMVRTMLESLISDKSGGKKTLRKELDGQHLCQIDEFHKTSFFWTYLINFSETLQYCCDLSQLWYREFYLEMTMGRRIQTCTVEHQHNDECTDLVVMEKRIQFPIEMSMPWILTDHILRTKDASMMECVLYPLDLYNDSAYYALTQFRKQFLYDEIEAEVNLCFDQFVFKLSEQVFAYYKHLAGSILLDKRFRSECSQHSLRIHYPPANRYETLLKQRHVQLLGRSIDLNKLICQRINASMHKSLEVAIARFEGADITSVVELEGLIEVNKLTHKLLSQLLVLDDFDAQLREANHNVLAPYGRTTLHVFWELNYDFLPNYCYNAATGRFVKAVVTTFAQPVQRDKPPNVAPYMAWGSKALNVAFNTIFNQYSGFLGPPHLRSIVRVLGYQGIAVVMQELLEIINSLIQGNIHQFTKTLLQAMPKLCKLPRYDYGSPGVLGYYHAQLNDIVQYPDARADLFHHFRELGNALLFCLLIEQSLTLEEVCDLLQAAPFQNILPKPFCKEGEKPETKQKRLESRYAPLQIVANIERLGTAKQAMIAREGDLLTRERLCCGLSIFEVILTRIQAFLEDAIWHGSPPANGVMNVDECTEFHRLWSALQFVMCIPVGANNFTVEQLFGEGLNWAGCCMIVLLGQQRRFEALDFCYHILRVQKVDGKDELIKGIQLKRMVDRIRRFQVLNSQIFAVLNKYLKTSDPDNLPVEHVRCFQPPIHQSLANQTYQRPDHLR; translated from the exons ATGGCTGATTTgcctccaccgcctccaccacctccagaaGATTATGATCTGGATGACGGCCTGCCACCGCCTCCACCGCCCCCACCTGATTATGACGACGAcctcccgccgccgccgccgcctccacctctctctctaccctccgTCTGCCCCGAGGAGCCGCTGCCGCCACCCGAACCGGATTATGATCTCTGTGATTCTCCTTTGAGTGGTTTCCAGCTGCAGGTGAACCATGGTGTGGAGAACCTgccccctccacccccacccGATCCCCACGACGCGGTGGTGGGGATGGACGACTTCAGTGAACTCAACATTTACAACGATTTTCAGC AACAGGACCACAAAAAGAGGAGTATTAAAAGCCGCCACTCCAGTCACAGCTCCTCAAACTCAACCATGGTGGGGGCCAGTAGCAGCAGTCGGTTGAGCATGGGCAGCGCCAGCAGCATGGGGCTATGGAGCCAAGGATCCGACACACCCACCAGGTCACTCCCTCGCAGGGCGTCTTCAGCGTCAGTGGCAGCGTATACTGAACCCTTCATGCTGACGGACGACGTGCAGGGCAGTCTGTACGGCACTATGAGCAAGGCGTCCAGGCAGCACAGGGATCGCCACCACAAGCAGCAGTCAG TGAACCCGTACGGCACAGTCCGTCGTCAGCCTGGCCAGCACTCCACCCACGACACCATGTACGCCACACACAA GCGGGAGAAACACGCCAAGCACCGCCCCAGTTTGTCAAGGTCATCTGTAACATCTGTAACATCCACCTCTATCACGTCGggtcttccttctgttttcgaCGACCCCCCGCGGCCTGTCCCCACCGAGCGCCCCATCCTGGAGAGGCTAAAGTACGCGCCCGGGGTGGACATCAGCGGCAG TAGCAACATGTCTGGAGAACGTGTGACCATCAGTGATGCCCTGAGCAATGTGGATGTGCTGGATGACCTACCTCTGCCGGACCAGCAGCCGGTCATCGAGGCACAACCATGCTCGGTCGTCTACATCGCCAACTTCGATACGAATTTCGAGGACCGCATGGCCTACGTGACGGGCGTGGCCAAGTACATGGAGGAGGCAGCCACTCACGCTGAGCtg AACAAACtactggaggagggagagcagcatGCTGTGATGCTGTACACGTGGCGGTGCTGCTCCAGGGCCATCCCGCAGCCCAAGTCCAACGAGCAGCCCAACCGTGTGGAGATCTATGAGAAGACTGTGCGGGTCCTCTCCGATGAAGTGAAGAAGCTTACCAAGTTCATGAATTTCCAG CGTAAGGCCATTGACGTGTTCTGCACTCAAGTGAAGCGGCTGTGTCaccaggagaagaggaaggacttTGTGTCGGAGGCCTACCTGCTCACCCTGGGGAAGTTCATCAACATGTTTGCTGTGTTGGATGAACTCAAGAACATGAAGTCTAGTGTCAAAAATGATTACTCCACCTACAggag AGCTGCTCAATTCCTGAAGGTGATGAGTGACACCCAGAGCCTGCAAGAGTCCCAGAATCTCTCCATGTTCCTGGCCACACAGAACAAGATCCGGGACACACTCAAGGAGAAGCTCACTGCAATACCCTCCTATGAAGACCTTCTGT GTGACGTGGTGAACATCTCCATGCACATGTTTGAGAACCGAATGTACCTCACGCCCAAGGAGAAGCACATGCTTGTCAAGGTGATGGGCTTTGGCCTCTTCCTAGTGGACTCAGAAATCTGCAACATCAACAAGCTGgaccagaagaagaagatcaagcTGGATAAGATTGACAAAATTTTCAAG AACCTGGAGGTGGTGCCACTGTTTGGAGACATGCAGATAGCTCCCTTCAACTACATCAAGCGCAGCAAGAACTTTGACTCCAAGATGTGGCCAATGTGCAGTGCCTCCTCCATCAGTCCCCAGGCAGACCTCATGTGCCACCTTCCTCGCATCAGAGACGAACACATCAAGTACATCTCGGAGCTGGCCCGGTACAGCAACGAG GTCATCACCACGTTCAAGGAGACAGCGAGGACAGATGCCGAAAACAAGGACATCGCAGATCTGGCTCTCCGTGGGCTGCAGTTCCTGAGTGAGTGGACCAGCGTGGTGACGGAACTGTACTCCTGGAAGCTGCTCCACCCCACCGATCACCATTCCAACAACCACTGCCCTGCTGATGCTGAGGAGTATGAGAGG GCAACCCGCTACAACTACACCAACGAGGAGAAATTTGCGCTGATTGAGGTCATCGCCATGATCAAGGGACTGCAGGTGCTGATGGCTCGCATGGAGGTCGTCTTCCTTGACTCCATCCGACGCAACATCTACCAGGAGCTGCAGGACTTTGTGCAGCTCACTCTCAGGGACCCTCTACGCAAGGccatcaagaacaagaaggagctGCTTAGGAC GATCCTAGTGTCAGTGCGGGAGACCTCTGCTGACTGGCTGAAGGGTGTGGAGCCCCCTGAGGATCCTGCTCTGAAGGGCAAGAAGGATCCTGACAATGGCTTTGAGATTAAGGTCATGAGGAGGAATGTGG GTCCATCATCCACCCAGCTGTACATGGTGCGCACAATGCTGGAGTCACTCATCTCGGACAAGTCTGGCGGCAAGAAGACGCTGAGGAAAGAGCTGGATGGTCAACACCTCTGCCAGATCGATGAATTCCACAAGACCTCCTTCTTCTGGACCTACCTCATCAACTTCAGTG AGACCTTACAGTATTGCTGCGACCTGTCCCAGCTGTGGTACCGAGAGTTCTACCTGGAGATGACCATGGGACGCAGGATACAG ACGTGCACGGTGGAGCACCAGCACAATGACGAGTGCACAGacctggtggtgatggagaaacGTATCCAG TTCCCCATCGAGATGTCAATGCCCTGGATCCTGACTGACCATATTCTACGCACCAAGGACGCTTCTATGATGGA GTGTGTGTTGTATCCACTGGACCTGTATAATGACAGTGCCTACTACGCCCTCACCCAGTTCCGTAAGCAGTTCCTGTATGATGAGATTGAGGCAGAGGTGAACCTGTGCTTTGACCAGTTTGTGTTCAAGCTATCCGAGCAAGTGTTTGCCTACTACAAACATCTGGCTGGCAG CATTCTTCTGGACAAGCGTTTCCGCAGTGAGTGTAGCCAGCACAGCTTGAGGATCCACTACCCTCCAGCCAACAG GTATGAAACGCTCCTGAAGCAGAGGCATGTTCAGCTCCTGGGTCGCAGCATTGACCTTAACAAGTTGATCTGCCAGCGCATCAATGCCTCCATGCACAAATCCCTGGAAGTAGCCATTGCCCGCTTTGAAGGCGCAGACATCACCTCAGTTGTG GAGCTGGAAGGCCTAATTGAGGTGAACAAGCTGACCCATAAGCTGTTGTCTCAGTTGCTGGTACTGGATGACTTTGATGCTCAGCTGCGGGAAGCCAACCACAACGTGCTGGCTCCCTACGGCAGGACCACACTGCATGTCTTCTGGGAGCTGAACTATGACTTTCTCCCCAACTACTGCTACAATGCTGCCACGGGAAG GTTTGTGAAGGCTGTGGTGACAACATTTGCTCAGCCGGTGCAGCGAGACAAGCCGCCCAACGTGGCGCCCTACATGGCTTGGGGCAGCAAGGCACTCAATGTTGCCTTTAATACCATCTTTAACCAATATTCAG GATTCCTTGGGCCCCCACACTTGCGGTCCATTGTGCGTGTGCTGGGCTACCAAGGCATTGCTGTGGTCATGCAGGAGCTTCTGGAGATCATCAATTCCCTCATCCAGGGCAACATTCACCAGTTCACCAAGACTCTGCTACAAGCCATGCCCAAATTATGCAAGCTGCCCAGATATGACTATGGCTCCCCAG GTGTGCTGGGCTACTACCACGCCCAGCTCAATGACATCGTGCAGTACCCAGATGCCCGAGCTGATCTCTTCCACCATTTCCGGGAGCTGGGGAATGCCTTGCTCTTCTGCCTGTTGATAGAGCAGTCCCTCACCCTGGAGGAAGTGTGTGACCTCCTACAGGCGGCTCCATTCCAGAACATCTTGCCTAAGCCATTCTGTAAAG AGGGAGAAAAGCCTGAGACCAAACAGAAGAGGCTGGAATCGAGGTATGCTCCCCTGCAGATCGTGGCCAACATAGAGAGACTGGGCACAGCTAAG CAAGCAATGATAGCCCGGGAAGGGGACCTACTGACCAGAGAAAGGCTGTGTTGTGGTCTCTCTATCTTTGAG GTCATCCTCACCAGGATCCAGGCCTTCCTGGAAGACGCCATCTGGCACGGCTCCCCGCCTGCCAATGGTGTCATGAATGTGGACGAATGCACTGAGTTCCACCGGCTCTGGTCTGCCCTTCAGTTTGTGATGTGCATCCCTGTTGGTGCAAACAACTTCACTGTTGA GCAGCTGTTTGGTGAAGGTCTCAACTGGGCTGGCTGCTGCATGATTGTTCTCCTGGGCCAGCAGAGGAGATTTGAGGCTCTTGACTTCTGCTACCACATCCTGCGGGTCCAGAAGGTTGATGGCAAGGATGAACTCATTAAGGGAATT CAACTGAAACGGATGGTGGACCGCATCCGAAGATTCCAGGTGCTCAACTCGCAGATCTTCGCAGTCCTCAACAAGTACCTGAAGACCAGCGATCCAGACAACCTCCCGGTGGAACATGTGCGCTGCTTCCAGCCTCCCATCCACCAGTCCCTTGCTAACCAGACCTACCAGCGGCCAGACCACCTACGCTGA